The genomic window GGGGACGCTGTGGACGACGAAGCCGGACGTGCCGCAGGCGGCCGCGGCCTCGGCGGTGCTCGCCCCGCGCAGGGCCAGGTCCCGGGCGCGATCGAGGGCCTCGCCCAGCGCGGGGACCGTGACGATGCGTCGGGCCCGTTCCTGGCAGGCCTCGGCGGGGGTGCCGGGTGGGAGGTCGGCGCAGGCGGCGGCGAGCTCGGCGACGTAGAGGGCGCCCTCGACGGCGCGCGGGTCGCGATGGGTGACCTCGGCGAGTGCGCGGCCGAATCGCTCCCGCTCGATCGGCCGGGCGTCGAAGAAACACCCGACGACCGCCGCGCGCATGGCGGCCCCGTTCCCGGCGGACATCACGCCGCTGGGCCGCATCCCCAGGCCGATCCGGACGCAGGCGCGGACCGTCCCGAGCCCCACGCCCCAGGGCAGGCGCGCGAACCACCCGAGCAGCGAACGCCGGAAGGCTCGCACGCAACGCTCGACGTCGTCCGGATGCCGCGCCAGGCTCTGCGCGACGAGTGCGGACTGCTCCGTGTCGTCGGAGACGAAGCCCGTCCGGCCCAGCAGATGGAACCGCTCCACCCGCCCGAACCTTCTCGCGATCGACCGGGCCGACATGCCTTCGGCGGCCAGCCCGAGCGCATCGCCGAGCGCCGTGCCCAGCAGCGCCCCGGCGATCCGGTCTTCCTCCGCCACGGCCGGGGATCCTCCGTTGCCCGCGAGCCTTCGACGCGACCTGCACGGGGCGGGACGCTCGCGATGTGCGGCACCTCCGTGCGGGACAAGGGCCCGGTCGGCCCCCATTCCACCACGGAGGTGCCTCGGTTTCCACCCGGGTCGGTGGGGCCCGCGCGGTGCGCGGCCCGGGCGGTCAGGCCCGACGGCGTCCGGCCGGGGTCCGCGCCAGGCGGGCCGCGCCGACGAGGCTCGCGGCGGAGAAGGCCATGGCCAGGCCCGCCGGCTCGGGGACGGCGGCCGCGTGGATGACGCCCACGCCCGACAGGTCGAAGCCGCCGGAGGCGAAGGGGGTGGAGAACGGGTCATTGATCAGGTGGCCCTGGGAGTCCCGCGTGCCGTAGCGCGGGTCGATCGAGCCGACGACGTCCGTGATCCGGACCTGGGTCACGCGGTTGACGTCCAGGAACGGGGAGACGCCGGCCAGCTCGGAGAGGTCGAAGCCGGTGCCGTAGCCGGCGACGTACTTGCCCGCCAGGTCGTGCAGGTTGCTGGCGTCCAGCGAGCCGAAGGCCCCGACCTGGGTGTCGGCCTGGGTCTCGGAGATCGACGGGAACCGGAAGAAGTGGACGCCGTCGGACGAGACGTCCACGAAGGCCAGCTCCAGGTACGCCAGGCCGTTGCCACCGGAGAGGAACCCGTTCTCGAAGACCGCGAAGTCCGCCCCCGTACCGTTGGTGATCGGGGCGTCGAAGCCCAGCGTGATCGACCCGCCATCGCCCAGCGAGACGATGCCCCCGGCGGAGCCCAGCGCGTCGGTCGGCTGGCCGAACGACGCGAGCGGGCTGTTGGGGTTGCTGATGTCCTGCGGGCCGCGGGTGATCGAGACCACCGACGAGGCCCACTCCTGGAAAAGCGGGCTGCTCCGGGCGATGCCGAGCGAGCCCGCCTGCCCGACCTGCG from Aquisphaera giovannonii includes these protein-coding regions:
- a CDS encoding ADP-ribosylglycohydrolase family protein, encoding MAEEDRIAGALLGTALGDALGLAAEGMSARSIARRFGRVERFHLLGRTGFVSDDTEQSALVAQSLARHPDDVERCVRAFRRSLLGWFARLPWGVGLGTVRACVRIGLGMRPSGVMSAGNGAAMRAAVVGCFFDARPIERERFGRALAEVTHRDPRAVEGALYVAELAAACADLPPGTPAEACQERARRIVTVPALGEALDRARDLALRGASTAEAAAACGTSGFVVHSVPFATFGLLRHGSDPLHALAEVIGAGGDTDSNAAILGAWLGALHGASALPAALIGAIHDGPFGPTHLRALARSLARIRGGEPTPAPDYSPALALARNLALYPVVIGHGLRRIVPF